Proteins encoded within one genomic window of Chitinophaga parva:
- the rpiB gene encoding ribose 5-phosphate isomerase B: MQTNFDFSLPVAIGADHAGVECKEVLVSFLEGRGLRVKDLGTHAADAVDYPDFAHPVAKLVDRGQASLGILICGSGNGVAMAANKHQGVRAAVCWGEELARLARAHNNANILCLPGRFVDQVQAQAITEVFLQTPFEGGRHVDRVRKVVHL, from the coding sequence ATGCAAACGAATTTCGATTTCTCCCTGCCGGTGGCCATCGGGGCCGACCATGCCGGCGTGGAATGCAAGGAAGTGCTGGTATCTTTTCTCGAAGGGCGGGGGCTCCGCGTAAAAGACCTGGGTACCCATGCCGCGGATGCGGTAGATTATCCCGATTTTGCCCACCCGGTGGCCAAGCTGGTAGACCGGGGCCAGGCCTCCCTGGGTATTCTTATCTGTGGCAGTGGCAATGGTGTGGCCATGGCGGCCAATAAACACCAGGGCGTGCGCGCGGCTGTGTGCTGGGGCGAGGAACTGGCCCGGCTGGCCCGGGCCCATAACAACGCTAATATCCTTTGCCTGCCCGGCCGTTTTGTGGACCAGGTCCAGGCCCAGGCCATTACGGAAGTCTTTTTACAGACCCCCTTTGAAGGCGGACGGCATGTAGACCGGGTACGGAAAGTAGTACACTTATAA
- the tatC gene encoding twin-arginine translocase subunit TatC, whose protein sequence is MLKKLFASSGKAEMSFFDHLEDLRWHIIRSVIAMAVVSTFGFLYTKEILDGVVFGPTNASFPTYRALCAIGHWLNMGDKLCLTPAQPAFQNHMMAGQVMLQFKLAFTLGIVAAFPYIFWEFWRFVKPALKERELKGARGVIFWVSLQFFLGISFAYFMVMPFTINFLVTYKVTDKVVNQFFIDDYFDLITQIVVGLGLLFELPVVVYFLTKVGILSPSFLRKYRRQAIVVLLVLAAVITPPDVIDQLIVFTPLYLLYEVSILISKKAYKARMEGREDEETSVQEWS, encoded by the coding sequence ATGTTGAAGAAATTATTTGCGAGTTCCGGCAAGGCCGAAATGTCTTTTTTTGACCATTTGGAAGACCTTCGCTGGCATATTATCCGCTCGGTGATCGCCATGGCTGTTGTGAGTACCTTCGGTTTCCTCTATACCAAAGAGATCCTCGATGGCGTGGTGTTTGGTCCTACCAATGCTTCTTTCCCTACTTACCGCGCCCTGTGCGCCATAGGCCACTGGCTCAATATGGGCGATAAGCTTTGCCTTACCCCGGCCCAACCGGCCTTCCAGAACCACATGATGGCCGGCCAGGTAATGTTGCAATTCAAACTGGCCTTTACGCTGGGCATTGTGGCCGCTTTCCCTTACATTTTCTGGGAATTCTGGCGTTTTGTGAAGCCGGCCCTCAAAGAACGTGAGCTAAAAGGCGCCCGTGGTGTGATCTTTTGGGTATCTTTACAGTTCTTTCTGGGTATTTCTTTTGCCTATTTCATGGTGATGCCTTTCACCATCAACTTCCTGGTGACCTACAAGGTGACCGATAAGGTGGTGAACCAGTTCTTCATCGATGATTATTTTGACCTGATCACCCAGATCGTAGTGGGGCTGGGCCTCTTGTTTGAGCTGCCCGTGGTGGTATACTTCCTCACGAAAGTGGGCATCCTGTCGCCCTCGTTCCTGCGGAAATACCGTCGCCAGGCCATCGTGGTACTGCTGGTGCTGGCCGCGGTGATCACGCCCCCGGACGTAATAGACCAGTTGATCGTATTTACGCCTTTATACCTGCTGTATGAAGTGAGTATCCTGATCTCCAAGAAGGCCTACAAGGCCCGCATGGAAGGCCGTGAAGATGAAGAAACCTCCGTACAGGAGTGGTCATAA
- a CDS encoding hemolysin family protein — translation MDTYTLVILIALLLAAGFFSGIETAFANINKLSLELKKKQGRATGKILAGFNEHPSRFLATSLLGFTIIVVIYSILVADSLLPYLKSVTGSYNDVRYDPVFLCLGIVLSAALMCLVGFFLPRVIFRSWPDGLLGFFALPISVISKPLFVIGNMMVSISEWILKYLFNVRILENRDTFPRVDVEHFLRQSQQHVVENKDLNTELFENALSLAHVKIRGCLIPRREIEAAEINSPLADIRKAFMETNLSKLIIYEGDIDNIQGYVHQLDLFKNPASVKDMLHPILVVPETMSAIDLLSKFNKERKSIAWVVDEFGGTAGIVTIEDVLEEIFGEIKDEHDVEEFVEKQIAEKEYIFSGRLELDHLNEKYGFDFPEDESETLSGYIINHYETIPRLKERIIIDDYEFDVLNVTETRIEMVKMKLLS, via the coding sequence ATGGATACATATACCCTTGTGATTCTTATTGCGCTGCTCTTGGCGGCCGGTTTTTTTTCCGGTATTGAGACGGCCTTTGCCAATATCAACAAACTAAGCCTGGAACTGAAAAAGAAACAGGGCCGGGCCACCGGCAAGATCCTGGCCGGGTTTAACGAGCACCCCTCCCGTTTCCTGGCTACCAGTCTCCTGGGATTCACCATCATCGTGGTGATCTACAGCATCCTGGTGGCAGACAGTCTCCTGCCGTATTTAAAAAGTGTGACCGGCTCCTATAATGATGTGCGTTACGACCCGGTTTTCCTTTGTCTTGGCATTGTGCTTTCCGCGGCCCTGATGTGCCTGGTGGGCTTTTTCCTGCCCAGGGTTATTTTCCGCTCCTGGCCCGATGGCCTGCTGGGCTTCTTTGCCCTGCCTATTTCCGTGATCTCCAAGCCCCTGTTCGTGATCGGCAATATGATGGTGTCTATTTCCGAATGGATCCTTAAATATTTATTCAACGTGCGCATCCTGGAAAACCGGGATACCTTTCCCCGGGTGGATGTGGAGCATTTCCTGCGCCAGAGCCAGCAGCACGTGGTGGAAAATAAAGACCTGAACACAGAACTGTTTGAGAATGCGTTGTCGCTGGCCCACGTGAAGATCCGCGGCTGCCTCATTCCCCGGCGGGAAATTGAAGCGGCAGAGATCAACAGTCCCCTGGCAGATATCCGCAAGGCTTTTATGGAGACCAACCTTTCCAAGCTCATTATTTATGAAGGCGATATCGATAACATCCAGGGGTATGTACACCAGTTGGATCTGTTTAAGAATCCCGCCTCGGTAAAGGACATGCTGCACCCCATCCTGGTGGTGCCGGAAACAATGAGTGCCATTGACCTGCTCAGCAAATTCAATAAGGAACGCAAGAGCATTGCCTGGGTGGTGGATGAATTTGGTGGTACCGCGGGCATTGTAACGATAGAAGATGTGCTGGAAGAAATTTTCGGGGAGATCAAGGATGAACACGATGTGGAGGAGTTTGTGGAAAAGCAGATCGCGGAGAAGGAATATATTTTCTCCGGCAGGCTGGAACTGGACCACCTCAACGAAAAGTATGGATTTGATTTCCCGGAAGATGAGAGCGAAACATTATCCGGCTATATTATTAACCACTACGAAACCATCCCGCGCCTAAAGGAACGCATTATCATAGACGACTATGAATTTGACGTGCTGAACGTAACGGAAACGCGTATCGAAATGGTCAAAATGAAACTGCTTTCCTAG
- the gmk gene encoding guanylate kinase, whose product MNSKKIIIITAPSGAGKTTIVKKLLAAMPQLAFSVSAATRPARENEVDGRDYYFLSTEAFQQHIDNNDFAEYEMVYAGKYYGTLKSELQRIWDEHRTPMVDIDVKGALSIKEHYHDQALTIFIQPPSLEALAERLGGRGTETQASLEERLGKARYELSFAHQFDEIVVNDQLDHAYAQVKKLVEDFLA is encoded by the coding sequence ATGAATTCAAAGAAGATCATCATCATCACTGCTCCCAGCGGTGCCGGCAAGACCACCATCGTGAAGAAATTGCTGGCCGCTATGCCCCAGCTGGCATTCTCCGTATCCGCCGCCACCCGTCCAGCCCGTGAAAATGAGGTCGATGGCCGTGACTATTATTTTTTGAGCACGGAAGCGTTTCAACAACATATAGACAATAATGATTTCGCAGAATATGAAATGGTGTATGCCGGCAAGTACTACGGCACCCTGAAGAGCGAGCTGCAACGCATCTGGGATGAGCACCGGACCCCGATGGTAGATATAGACGTAAAAGGCGCCTTGTCTATCAAAGAGCACTACCACGACCAGGCCCTCACCATCTTTATCCAGCCTCCCTCCCTGGAGGCACTGGCAGAAAGACTGGGTGGCCGCGGCACCGAAACACAGGCCTCCCTGGAGGAACGGCTGGGTAAAGCCCGCTACGAATTGTCCTTCGCCCACCAGTTTGATGAAATTGTGGTGAATGACCAGCTGGATCATGCATATGCCCAGGTGAAAAAACTGGTGGAAGATTTCCTGGCATAA
- the murA gene encoding UDP-N-acetylglucosamine 1-carboxyvinyltransferase: MSSSAFEVRGGNRLKGEIIPQGAKNEALQIISAVLLTAEKVTIKNIPDIVDVNLLIELLGDMGVTVNRVSRDTCTFQADKVDLQYLQSPEFRKKSGRLRGSVMIAGPLLTRFGQAYVPKPGGDKIGRRRLDTHIIGFEKLGAKFVYDNDDNFFHLQTDGLQGTYMLLDEPSVTGTANILMAAVMAKGQTTIYNAACEPYLQQLSRMLNHMGAKISGVGSNLLTIEGVSSLKGCEHAMLPDMIEIGSFIGLAAMTQSEITIKNVGLQHLGIIPEKFRQLGIQLEFRGDDIFIPTQEKYEIQTFLDGSILTISDHPWPGFTPDLLSIVLVTATQAVGSVMIHQKMFESRLFFVDKLIDMGAQIVLCDPHRAVVIGLGRQHKLRGITMSSPDIRAGVSLLIAALSAEGKSTIQNIDQIDRGYQYIDQRLMALGADIKRV; this comes from the coding sequence GTGAGTAGCAGCGCTTTCGAAGTAAGAGGCGGAAACCGCTTAAAGGGAGAAATTATACCCCAGGGAGCCAAAAACGAAGCATTACAGATCATCAGCGCCGTGCTCTTAACGGCAGAAAAGGTAACGATAAAAAACATCCCGGACATTGTGGATGTGAACCTGCTGATAGAACTGCTGGGTGATATGGGCGTTACCGTAAACCGTGTATCCCGCGACACCTGTACTTTCCAGGCAGATAAAGTGGACCTGCAATACCTGCAGAGCCCCGAATTCCGCAAAAAATCCGGCAGGCTCCGTGGCTCCGTGATGATTGCCGGCCCGTTGCTCACCCGCTTTGGCCAGGCCTATGTGCCCAAGCCCGGGGGAGACAAGATCGGCCGCCGCCGCCTGGATACCCATATCATTGGGTTTGAAAAGCTGGGCGCCAAATTTGTGTACGACAACGATGATAATTTCTTCCACCTGCAAACCGATGGCCTCCAGGGCACTTACATGCTGCTGGACGAACCGTCCGTAACCGGCACGGCCAACATACTGATGGCCGCTGTAATGGCCAAAGGACAGACCACCATTTATAACGCGGCCTGTGAGCCTTACCTGCAGCAGCTTTCCCGGATGCTGAACCACATGGGGGCAAAGATCAGCGGGGTAGGTTCCAACCTGCTCACCATTGAAGGCGTAAGCAGCCTGAAAGGTTGTGAGCATGCCATGCTGCCGGATATGATCGAGATCGGTTCCTTCATTGGCCTCGCGGCTATGACCCAGAGCGAGATCACCATCAAGAATGTAGGACTGCAGCACCTGGGCATCATCCCCGAAAAGTTCCGCCAGCTGGGCATCCAGCTGGAATTCCGTGGTGATGATATCTTCATTCCCACCCAGGAAAAATATGAGATCCAGACCTTCCTGGATGGGTCCATCCTCACCATTTCCGACCATCCATGGCCCGGCTTTACACCAGACCTGCTGAGCATTGTGCTGGTAACCGCCACCCAGGCCGTAGGCAGCGTGATGATCCACCAGAAAATGTTTGAAAGCCGCCTGTTCTTCGTGGACAAACTGATAGACATGGGCGCCCAGATCGTTCTGTGCGATCCGCACCGCGCGGTAGTGATAGGCCTGGGCCGCCAGCATAAACTGAGGGGTATTACCATGTCATCACCGGATATCCGCGCAGGGGTGTCCCTGCTGATCGCCGCCCTGAGCGCCGAAGGTAAGAGCACCATCCAGAATATTGACCAGATAGACCGTGGGTACCAGTACATTGACCAAAGGTTGATGGCGCTGGGAGCGGATATTAAGCGGGTATAG
- a CDS encoding DUF4290 domain-containing protein — MEYHIEGSYNTDRNHLIMKEYGRNVQRMVEFLLTIEDPEDRQRNAMIVIELMGTLNPHLRNVEDFRHKLWDHLFLISDFKLDVESPYPIPTREKLRARPEPMPYPKQYPKFRHLGKNIEQIIERAKKEENPEKREGFIQCIGNYMKLAYTNWHKESIHDDAIRAELLGLTRGELEYQPGHASASSMASNPGPGNSDVAFRPSGNGGSGKRNKNYQQKFKNNGNGKSNNKQNKYKNRNK, encoded by the coding sequence ATGGAATATCACATTGAAGGTTCGTACAACACGGACCGCAATCACCTGATAATGAAGGAGTATGGCCGGAATGTCCAGCGCATGGTAGAGTTCCTGCTCACCATCGAGGACCCGGAAGACCGCCAGCGCAACGCGATGATCGTGATTGAGCTGATGGGTACACTGAACCCCCACTTACGCAATGTCGAGGATTTTCGTCATAAACTCTGGGACCACCTGTTCCTGATCTCCGATTTTAAACTGGACGTGGAGTCGCCCTATCCCATTCCCACGCGGGAAAAGCTGCGCGCCCGTCCGGAGCCCATGCCTTACCCGAAACAATATCCTAAATTCCGCCACCTGGGCAAAAACATTGAGCAGATCATTGAACGGGCCAAGAAGGAAGAGAACCCCGAAAAAAGAGAGGGTTTTATCCAGTGTATTGGCAACTACATGAAACTGGCCTATACTAACTGGCATAAAGAAAGTATCCACGACGACGCCATCCGCGCGGAATTGCTGGGCCTTACCCGCGGCGAACTGGAATACCAGCCCGGCCATGCATCCGCATCTTCCATGGCCTCCAATCCCGGCCCCGGCAACTCAGACGTCGCTTTCCGCCCCTCCGGCAATGGCGGCTCCGGCAAGCGCAATAAGAACTACCAACAGAAGTTCAAGAACAACGGCAACGGTAAAAGCAACAATAAACAGAACAAATACAAAAACAGGAACAAGTGA
- a CDS encoding SDR family NAD(P)-dependent oxidoreductase yields the protein MDLLKNKTALVTGAGSGIGKSIALAYAAAGANLVLSDINEAHGQEVAQQVSGQGAQVIFVKADSASPEDNEKLVKAATEKFGALHIACNNAGIGGPALPTGGYTLDGWQKVININLNGVFYGMRYQLPAMLKAGGGVIVNMASILGSVGFRTAAAYVAAKHGVVGLTQTAALEYAPQNIRINAVGPGFIDTPLLSQMNAAQKQALVALHPIGRLGKPEEVAELVLWLSSDKASFVTGSYYPVDGGYLGQ from the coding sequence ATGGATCTCCTGAAAAACAAAACAGCCCTGGTAACCGGCGCGGGCTCCGGCATTGGTAAAAGCATAGCCCTGGCCTATGCCGCGGCCGGGGCCAACCTGGTGTTGTCTGACATTAACGAGGCGCACGGCCAGGAAGTGGCGCAGCAGGTCAGCGGTCAAGGCGCCCAGGTGATCTTTGTCAAAGCGGATTCCGCCAGCCCCGAAGACAATGAAAAACTGGTAAAGGCCGCCACGGAGAAGTTTGGCGCCCTGCACATCGCCTGCAACAATGCCGGCATAGGTGGCCCTGCCCTGCCCACCGGGGGATATACCCTGGATGGCTGGCAAAAGGTGATCAACATTAACCTCAATGGCGTATTCTACGGTATGCGCTACCAACTGCCTGCCATGCTCAAAGCAGGTGGTGGCGTGATCGTGAACATGGCTTCCATCCTGGGTTCCGTAGGCTTCAGAACCGCCGCAGCTTATGTAGCCGCCAAGCATGGCGTGGTGGGCCTTACGCAAACCGCGGCCCTGGAATATGCCCCACAAAACATCCGCATCAACGCAGTGGGCCCCGGTTTCATTGACACGCCCCTGCTCAGCCAGATGAATGCTGCGCAAAAGCAGGCGCTCGTAGCCCTTCACCCCATTGGCCGCCTGGGCAAGCCGGAGGAGGTAGCGGAGCTGGTGCTGTGGCTGAGCAGTGATAAAGCATCGTTTGTAACGGGAAGCTATTACCCGGTGGATGGAGGATACCTGGGACAATAA
- a CDS encoding SDR family oxidoreductase: MNLSLQNKTALICGASQGIGLAAAQELALLGARCILVSRDAQKLAAALVTLASPDGQQHLSIPADLGNTEQVKALVHALQSIRPIHILVNNSGGPKGGPIIDAEPEAFTTAFAQHVVTNQLLTQALVPGMKEAGYGRIIQIISTSVKTPLKNLGVSNTIRAAVASWAKTLAGELARYGITVNNVLPGSTKTARLDSIFDATSKQRGVDRNVIEKEWLEEIPAARFGEASEVGAAVAFLATPAAAYITGINLPVDGGRTPSL; this comes from the coding sequence ATGAATCTCTCCCTTCAAAACAAAACTGCCCTCATCTGCGGCGCCTCTCAAGGCATTGGGCTGGCGGCCGCGCAGGAACTGGCATTGCTGGGCGCGCGCTGCATCCTGGTATCAAGAGATGCGCAAAAGCTGGCAGCTGCGCTGGTTACACTCGCCTCACCGGATGGGCAGCAACATCTTTCCATACCGGCAGACCTGGGGAATACTGAACAGGTAAAGGCATTAGTACATGCATTGCAAAGCATCCGGCCCATCCACATCCTGGTGAATAACAGCGGCGGGCCTAAAGGCGGGCCTATCATCGATGCGGAGCCGGAAGCCTTTACCACGGCCTTTGCGCAGCATGTGGTCACCAATCAATTGCTTACGCAGGCGCTGGTGCCGGGCATGAAGGAAGCTGGCTACGGGCGCATTATCCAAATTATCTCCACCTCTGTAAAAACGCCGCTGAAAAATCTTGGAGTATCAAACACCATCCGGGCCGCGGTGGCCAGTTGGGCCAAGACCCTGGCGGGTGAACTGGCGCGTTATGGGATCACGGTCAATAACGTGTTGCCCGGGTCCACCAAAACAGCGAGGCTGGACAGCATCTTTGATGCCACGTCCAAACAAAGAGGGGTAGACCGTAACGTGATTGAAAAGGAATGGCTGGAAGAGATACCGGCGGCGCGTTTTGGAGAAGCCAGTGAAGTAGGGGCCGCGGTGGCATTCCTGGCCACACCGGCAGCGGCTTATATCACCGGCATTAACCTGCCGGTAGATGGAGGCAGGACGCCGAGTTTGTAA
- a CDS encoding tryptophan 2,3-dioxygenase family protein, whose protein sequence is MVTTDIAEKIRLLEEKYAAMGQSLSAYLDGLLYADYLTYWDYIQLDVLLNLQHPRTPFPDESIFIIYHQITELYFKLTLKAIDQICEGAPDAEVFATQLKRINNYFKSLISSFEIMVDGMDKEQFLKFRMALLPASGFQSGQFRMIEICSTDLRNLVYASQREELRAHPDLAHVLNHIYWRSGATELATGKRTLTLEQFEKKYMPTFLALAQKHEHNNLCARYQQLPAADQEALTPLLKEYDFNINIRWPLMHYKSAVRYLHKKPEDIAATGGTNWQQFLPPKHKRITFFPGLWTEEELIRWGTTHDM, encoded by the coding sequence ATGGTTACCACAGACATTGCTGAAAAAATCCGGCTGCTTGAAGAAAAGTACGCCGCAATGGGGCAGAGCCTTTCTGCCTATCTGGATGGTCTCTTGTATGCAGATTACCTTACCTATTGGGACTACATCCAGCTGGATGTGCTCCTGAACCTGCAACACCCGCGGACACCCTTCCCGGATGAGAGCATCTTTATTATTTATCACCAGATCACGGAGCTGTATTTCAAGCTCACCCTGAAGGCCATTGATCAGATCTGCGAGGGCGCACCAGACGCAGAAGTATTTGCCACGCAACTGAAGCGTATCAACAACTACTTCAAAAGCCTGATCTCCTCCTTTGAGATCATGGTGGACGGGATGGACAAAGAGCAGTTCCTGAAATTCCGCATGGCGCTCCTGCCGGCTTCCGGCTTCCAGAGCGGCCAGTTCCGGATGATCGAGATCTGCTCTACAGACCTGCGCAACCTGGTGTATGCCAGCCAGCGCGAGGAATTGCGCGCCCACCCGGACCTGGCGCACGTTCTCAACCACATTTACTGGCGCAGCGGCGCCACGGAACTGGCCACCGGCAAGCGTACGCTTACCCTGGAACAGTTTGAGAAAAAGTACATGCCCACCTTCCTGGCATTGGCACAAAAACATGAGCACAACAACCTGTGCGCCCGCTACCAGCAGTTGCCGGCAGCAGACCAGGAAGCGCTTACGCCCCTGCTGAAGGAGTATGACTTCAACATCAATATCCGCTGGCCGCTCATGCACTACAAATCTGCCGTGCGTTACCTGCACAAAAAGCCGGAAGATATCGCCGCCACCGGGGGTACCAACTGGCAGCAGTTCCTGCCACCCAAGCACAAGCGGATCACCTTCTTCCCCGGGTTATGGACAGAAGAAGAACTGATACGCTGGGGTACTACACACGATATGTAA
- a CDS encoding Lrp/AsnC ligand binding domain-containing protein: MVNNLNIDKLDLQIISEMMQNAEISYADLGKKLFVSGGTIHVRMKKLQELGIVKGTKLHVDLKMIGYDVIAFIGIYLEKSSMYDTVARELRKIPEMVRLNYTTGSYSMFAEIICKDITQLRRILHDELQKIKGIERTETLISLEESFYRTINVVE, from the coding sequence ATGGTCAACAATTTGAATATTGACAAACTTGATTTGCAGATCATCAGTGAGATGATGCAGAATGCAGAGATCTCCTATGCCGACCTGGGAAAGAAGCTCTTTGTATCTGGGGGTACCATCCACGTTCGGATGAAGAAGCTTCAGGAGTTAGGTATCGTTAAAGGTACTAAATTACATGTAGATTTAAAAATGATCGGTTATGATGTCATAGCTTTCATTGGGATCTACCTGGAAAAAAGCTCCATGTACGATACCGTGGCCCGCGAACTGCGCAAGATCCCGGAAATGGTGCGCCTCAATTACACCACCGGTAGCTACAGCATGTTTGCCGAGATCATTTGCAAGGACATCACCCAGCTGCGCCGCATCCTGCATGATGAGCTCCAGAAGATCAAGGGCATTGAAAGGACCGAAACCCTAATTTCCCTGGAAGAAAGCTTTTACCGGACTATCAACGTGGTGGAATAG
- the trmB gene encoding tRNA (guanosine(46)-N7)-methyltransferase TrmB translates to MGQHKLERFAEIETFPNVLIYPEGMQGKWKDFFKNDHPLTLELACGKGDYTLGLARTFPGENFLGVDLKGNRIWRGAKTALEEPLVNAAFLRTQIDKIQHYFAPGEISGIWITFPDPFLRKSKSKKRLTHPKFLQLYQPLLAPGAVINLKTDSPELYHFTQEVIATLGCELLQDIPDVYALPEVPALLRIQTFYEKMHLADGRTIRYLQFRLPAAPIDWRKVKLPSDDAPEAD, encoded by the coding sequence ATGGGACAACACAAATTAGAACGCTTTGCGGAAATAGAAACCTTTCCCAACGTGCTCATCTACCCGGAGGGCATGCAGGGAAAATGGAAGGATTTTTTTAAGAACGACCATCCCCTCACCCTGGAACTGGCCTGTGGCAAGGGTGATTATACCCTGGGCCTGGCCCGCACCTTTCCCGGTGAGAACTTCCTGGGAGTGGACCTGAAGGGCAACCGTATCTGGCGCGGCGCCAAAACCGCCCTGGAAGAGCCCCTGGTCAATGCCGCTTTCCTCCGCACGCAGATCGACAAAATACAGCATTATTTCGCCCCGGGCGAAATTTCCGGTATCTGGATCACTTTCCCGGACCCGTTCCTGCGGAAATCCAAGTCGAAGAAACGCCTCACCCATCCCAAGTTCCTGCAGCTGTACCAACCGTTGCTGGCCCCGGGAGCGGTGATCAACCTGAAAACAGACTCACCGGAACTGTACCATTTTACCCAGGAAGTGATCGCCACGCTGGGTTGTGAGCTGCTACAGGATATCCCTGACGTATATGCGTTGCCGGAAGTGCCGGCCCTGCTGCGCATCCAGACCTTCTACGAGAAAATGCACCTGGCGGATGGCCGCACCATCCGCTACCTGCAGTTCCGCCTGCCAGCCGCGCCCATAGACTGGCGCAAAGTAAAACTGCCATCTGATGATGCACCCGAAGCTGATTGA
- a CDS encoding DUF5522 domain-containing protein, producing MHPKLIEGVDYYLNEQGYIVFTAAFHLKRGHCCGNGCKHCPFAYEKVPEPRRSQLLKAGKTRGEASSEGENQACG from the coding sequence ATGCACCCGAAGCTGATTGAGGGCGTAGATTATTATCTCAATGAACAGGGATACATAGTGTTTACCGCAGCATTCCACCTGAAACGCGGGCACTGCTGCGGCAATGGTTGTAAACATTGTCCTTTTGCATATGAAAAAGTCCCCGAGCCCAGGCGCAGCCAGCTCCTCAAAGCCGGCAAAACCCGCGGTGAAGCAAGCAGCGAAGGTGAAAACCAAGCCTGCGGCTGA